In the Coleofasciculus sp. FACHB-1120 genome, one interval contains:
- a CDS encoding helix-turn-helix domain-containing protein, with protein MASTPQWLDTAAAAAVLGISARQLRKLRKEGLFKLGKHYRIPSAPGASRPTYQWHCDRIAEVLGTPLEKRN; from the coding sequence ATGGCTAGCACACCACAATGGCTCGACACCGCCGCTGCGGCTGCTGTCCTTGGCATTTCCGCCAGGCAGCTCCGGAAGCTGCGGAAAGAAGGACTGTTCAAACTTGGCAAACATTATCGAATTCCCAGCGCCCCTGGTGCATCCCGACCGACTTACCAGTGGCACTGCGATCGCATCGCTGAAGTGCTAGGAACCCCGCTAGAAAAAAGGAATTGA
- a CDS encoding HNH endonuclease: MPMDRRLYPANWNAIALQIKQAANWNCQECGRECRRKGETLSEFCTRRNQPWDEVVEHPQRFTLTVAHLDHVPANCNPSNLKALCSGCHCRYDLKAMPLKKRLKRERLGQLSLPI; encoded by the coding sequence ATGCCAATGGATCGCCGCCTCTATCCGGCCAATTGGAATGCGATCGCCTTGCAAATCAAACAAGCTGCTAATTGGAACTGTCAAGAATGCGGCAGGGAATGCCGCCGCAAAGGGGAAACACTTTCGGAATTTTGCACGCGCAGGAATCAGCCCTGGGACGAAGTTGTGGAGCATCCCCAGAGATTCACCCTCACAGTGGCTCATTTGGATCATGTTCCCGCTAACTGCAACCCCTCCAACCTAAAAGCCCTCTGCTCAGGGTGTCACTGCCGCTACGACCTCAAAGCCATGCCACTAAAGAAGCGGCTCAAACGAGAACGACTCGGTCAGCTATCGCTACCAATTTAG